Proteins from one Sphingomonas sp. HF-S4 genomic window:
- the rplA gene encoding 50S ribosomal protein L1 encodes MAKLTKKQKTWTIDAEKLHGVDEAIALVKANATAKFDESVEVALNLGVDPRHADQMVRGVVTLPKGTGKTVRVGVFAKGAKADEAREAGADVVGAEDLMETIQGGKIEFDRCIATPDMMGLVGRLGKVLGPKGLMPNPKLGTVTMNVAEAVKAAKGGQVEYRVEKAGIIHSGIGKASFPAEDLRANFDALVDAVVKAKPTGAKGKYLRKVALSSSMGPGVKVDTAEVAAV; translated from the coding sequence ATGGCTAAGCTGACCAAGAAGCAGAAGACCTGGACGATCGACGCCGAGAAGCTCCACGGCGTGGACGAGGCGATCGCGCTGGTGAAGGCCAATGCGACTGCGAAGTTCGACGAGTCGGTCGAAGTCGCGCTCAACCTGGGCGTCGATCCGCGCCACGCCGACCAGATGGTCCGCGGCGTCGTCACGCTCCCCAAGGGCACCGGCAAGACCGTGCGCGTCGGCGTGTTCGCCAAGGGCGCCAAGGCTGACGAGGCCCGCGAGGCGGGTGCCGATGTCGTCGGCGCCGAAGACCTGATGGAGACGATCCAGGGCGGCAAGATCGAGTTCGATCGCTGCATCGCCACGCCCGACATGATGGGCCTGGTCGGTCGTCTCGGCAAGGTGCTGGGCCCCAAGGGCCTGATGCCGAACCCGAAGCTCGGCACCGTCACGATGAACGTCGCCGAAGCGGTCAAGGCCGCCAAGGGCGGTCAGGTCGAGTATCGCGTCGAGAAGGCCGGCATCATCCATTCGGGCATCGGCAAGGCGTCGTTCCCGGCGGAAGACCTGCGCGCGAACTTCGACGCGCTGGTCGACGCGGTGGTCAAGGCCAAGCCGACCGGCGCCAAGGGCAAGTACCTGCGGAAAGTGGCGCTGAGCTCGTCGATGGGCCCGGGCGTCAAGGTCGACACGGCGGAAGTCGCCGCGGTCTGA
- the rplK gene encoding 50S ribosomal protein L11 → MAKKITGYIKLQVPAGAANPSPPIGPALGQRGVNIMEFCKAFNAQTGDAEKGTPLPTVITVYADRSFSFETKTPPATYLIKKAINLKSGSKEPGKSVAGKIKRSQLSEIAQVKMKDLNANDIEAATKIIEGSARAMGLEVVEG, encoded by the coding sequence ATGGCAAAGAAGATTACCGGCTATATCAAGCTGCAGGTGCCCGCGGGCGCCGCAAACCCCTCGCCGCCGATCGGCCCTGCGCTGGGTCAGCGCGGCGTGAACATCATGGAATTCTGCAAGGCGTTCAACGCCCAGACCGGCGACGCGGAAAAGGGCACCCCCCTTCCCACCGTGATCACCGTCTATGCGGACCGTTCGTTCTCGTTCGAGACCAAGACCCCGCCCGCGACCTACCTGATCAAGAAGGCGATCAACCTCAAGTCGGGCTCGAAGGAGCCGGGCAAGTCGGTTGCCGGCAAGATCAAGCGCTCGCAGCTCAGCGAGATCGCCCAGGTCAAGATGAAGGACCTCAACGCCAACGACATCGAGGCAGCGACCAAGATCATCGAAGGCTCCGCCCGCGCGATGGGCCTCGAAGTGGTGGAGGGCTGA
- a CDS encoding PilZ domain-containing protein yields the protein MLQAIRQGFRNRDPRTRVVLPARMRSGARWADACIHNVSSRGMMVASNDAPAPGSYIELRRGPNIVVGRVVWRRDRFFGLRAQDRIDLDLLRRASTADAANDGSAVERRADRRLGEDARRARTLERSRAIAKASQFVTLALLCVGAALFAGHAVHEALRAPVSRIAAVMPD from the coding sequence ATGCTGCAGGCCATTCGACAGGGGTTCAGGAACCGGGATCCGCGCACCAGAGTGGTGCTGCCCGCGCGCATGCGCAGCGGCGCGCGCTGGGCGGATGCGTGCATCCACAATGTTTCGTCCAGGGGGATGATGGTCGCATCGAACGATGCGCCGGCGCCGGGCAGCTATATCGAATTGCGGCGTGGCCCCAACATCGTCGTCGGGCGCGTGGTGTGGCGCAGGGACCGCTTCTTCGGGCTGCGCGCGCAGGACCGGATCGACCTCGACCTGCTGCGCCGCGCGAGCACCGCGGACGCTGCCAACGACGGCTCGGCCGTGGAGCGGCGCGCCGACCGGAGGCTGGGCGAGGATGCCCGAAGGGCGCGCACGCTCGAGCGCAGCCGGGCGATCGCCAAGGCGAGCCAGTTCGTCACCCTGGCGCTGTTGTGCGTCGGTGCGGCGCTGTTTGCCGGGCATGCCGTCCACGAGGCGCTACGCGCGCCGGTGAGCAGGATCGCCGCGGTGATGCCCGACTGA
- the nusG gene encoding transcription termination/antitermination protein NusG: MARWYIIHAYSGFEGKVRDQILADATRLGLDRLVESVEVPTETVTEVRRGKKIQSERKFFPGYVLAKLEMNDDVYHLVKNTPKVTGFLGSSGKPQPISEAEAARILNTKEEAAAAAPKARVHVDYDIGDTVKVTSGNFATFSGIVEELDFDKSRVKVSISIFGRATPLELGFEDVERIK, from the coding sequence ATGGCGCGCTGGTACATCATCCACGCCTATTCGGGCTTCGAGGGCAAGGTCCGCGACCAGATCCTCGCCGACGCGACTCGCCTCGGGCTCGACCGGCTGGTCGAATCGGTCGAAGTCCCGACCGAGACCGTCACCGAAGTCCGCCGCGGCAAGAAGATCCAGTCCGAGCGGAAGTTCTTCCCGGGCTACGTCCTCGCCAAGCTCGAGATGAACGACGACGTCTATCACCTCGTCAAGAACACGCCCAAGGTCACCGGCTTCCTCGGCAGTTCGGGCAAGCCCCAGCCGATCAGCGAGGCCGAGGCCGCGCGCATCCTCAACACCAAGGAGGAGGCCGCCGCCGCCGCCCCCAAGGCGCGCGTCCATGTCGATTACGACATCGGCGACACGGTCAAGGTCACCAGCGGCAATTTCGCGACCTTCTCCGGGATCGTCGAGGAGCTCGACTTCGACAAGAGCCGGGTCAAGGTGTCGATCTCGATCTTCGGCCGCGCGACCCCGCTGGAACTGGGCTTCGAGGACGTCGAGCGGATCAAGTAA
- the secE gene encoding preprotein translocase subunit SecE produces the protein MAKTNPLEFMRQVQTETKKVVWPSRKETIMTGVMVLIMATVLALFFLGVDTFFDALVRFLLSLAQ, from the coding sequence GTGGCGAAGACCAACCCGCTCGAGTTCATGCGCCAGGTCCAGACCGAGACCAAGAAGGTCGTCTGGCCGTCGCGCAAGGAAACCATCATGACCGGCGTCATGGTGCTGATCATGGCGACCGTGCTTGCGCTGTTCTTCCTCGGCGTCGACACGTTCTTCGACGCGCTGGTCCGCTTCCTCCTCAGCCTCGCCCAATAA
- a CDS encoding YqaA family protein: MFRAMYDWVLRMAHHRHALRSLALVSFAESSFFPVPPDVMMVPMVLARREQAYRIAAVCTIASVVGGVFGYAIGYYLMESIGQWLVQLYHMESKIETLRHGYDQYGAAIILLKGLTPIPFKLVTIASGLFHFNFALFVLLATITRAARFFLIAALLKRFGEPVQAFIEKRLNYFAWGFLILLVGGFAAVAML, translated from the coding sequence ATGTTTCGAGCGATGTACGATTGGGTGCTGCGCATGGCGCATCATCGCCACGCGCTGCGCAGCCTCGCGCTGGTCTCGTTCGCCGAGAGCAGCTTCTTTCCCGTCCCTCCCGATGTGATGATGGTGCCGATGGTGCTCGCCCGGCGCGAGCAGGCCTATCGCATCGCCGCGGTCTGCACGATCGCATCGGTAGTCGGCGGCGTGTTCGGCTATGCGATCGGCTATTATCTGATGGAGAGCATCGGCCAATGGCTGGTCCAGCTCTACCATATGGAAAGCAAGATCGAGACGCTGCGCCACGGCTATGACCAATATGGCGCCGCGATCATCCTGCTGAAGGGCCTGACCCCGATCCCGTTCAAGCTCGTCACCATCGCGAGCGGCCTGTTCCACTTCAACTTCGCGCTGTTCGTGCTGCTCGCGACGATCACCCGCGCCGCGCGCTTCTTCCTGATCGCCGCGCTGCTCAAGCGGTTCGGCGAGCCGGTGCAGGCGTTCATCGAAAAACGGTTGAACTATTTCGCCTGGGGCTTCCTGATCCTCCTCGTCGGGGGCTTTGCCGCAGTGGCAATGCTTTAG
- a CDS encoding TonB-dependent receptor produces the protein MMTGAAALAWALAFSTGAHAQTEAPADTADAAPQEEAEIVVTGIRQSLADAQSVKRNSAQVVDAISAEDIGKFPDKNIGEALQRVTGVQITRAAGEGQSVSIRGADPSLNRVEINGQTALSTVVGSGRAVEFRDLPVEFVSRVEVVKSATADMVEGGLGGTVRVITRRPFDSKVPYIAGSVQGIYGTLAKKFDPKLALIGSTLFNNDTMGILVSATYENRSLWYDQLRTTGWRQIDRDPATAGVQALDLNNDGIGDFYPDIPRPVINRESTKRGAVSGVFEWRPDSDFRAFLEGTYTKSRMTLDSQFLQLNTVQNVVDGGVDRTRTTIGPDNTATSVTFIGSLAAPGGLGVSYRNILGTQDRNTFNGQTGFDWTIGRLTLQARGGYAKSRAYNNEINATAGALGISSLTIDYDNDQQAPNITLPFDQTTTAGLNQLIVLRRPRYNDQTEYDGRLDAEFKPEGGFFTSLKAGIQKRVLTADSRFYDKSITLNGYNGQTITNSYATGVSANQTVSTVPAAQLTQQIRDLVGANAGLGDHDFFGNGNLGYDGGIRRWLNLGMDVANAVGIPDPFTNSVPLDTWEVKDDNLAGYGQAAFAIEGGVRITGVIGARVVHTRTTSDGFQVRAGVVSPVSFQGKYTEFLPSLNLKAELIPNKLQLRGTATEVLARPSPAQLAPRFALDAVGLTGSRGNPGLEPYRARQYDLGLEFYPTRTGYVSATYFRKEIGSFIQNGSEAYVEPTTGVTYNVVVPVNGNSKVTINGAEVGGQYVLDFLPGALGNLGVIANYTYSKDSGYADRDAFTGGALSFPGLSTHSYNLSGFYEDDTFNARLSYNWRSKYLITSRGRGNNPEFGEAFGQLDASAGVNLNKNVSLFFEGVNLTNAVRAENANSIYRRTIIETYGRRFYGGVRARF, from the coding sequence ATGATGACGGGTGCAGCCGCGCTCGCCTGGGCACTTGCCTTCTCCACCGGCGCGCACGCACAGACCGAAGCGCCTGCCGACACGGCCGACGCCGCGCCGCAGGAAGAAGCCGAGATCGTCGTTACCGGCATCCGCCAGAGCCTCGCCGACGCGCAGAGCGTCAAGCGCAACTCGGCGCAGGTGGTCGATGCGATCTCCGCCGAGGATATCGGCAAGTTCCCCGACAAGAATATCGGCGAGGCGCTCCAGCGCGTCACCGGCGTGCAGATCACCCGCGCGGCGGGCGAAGGCCAGAGCGTCTCGATCCGCGGCGCCGATCCCTCGCTCAACCGCGTCGAGATCAACGGCCAGACCGCGCTTTCGACCGTGGTCGGCAGCGGCCGCGCCGTCGAGTTCCGCGATCTTCCGGTCGAATTCGTCTCGCGCGTCGAGGTGGTCAAGTCGGCCACGGCGGACATGGTCGAAGGCGGCCTGGGCGGCACCGTCCGCGTGATCACCCGGCGGCCGTTCGACAGCAAGGTGCCCTACATCGCCGGATCGGTGCAGGGCATCTACGGCACCCTCGCCAAGAAATTCGACCCCAAGCTCGCGCTGATCGGCAGCACGCTGTTCAACAACGACACGATGGGCATCCTCGTCTCGGCGACCTACGAGAATCGCAGCCTGTGGTACGATCAGCTGCGCACCACCGGCTGGCGCCAGATCGACCGCGATCCCGCAACCGCGGGCGTGCAAGCGCTCGACCTGAACAATGACGGCATCGGCGATTTCTACCCCGACATCCCGCGCCCGGTTATCAATCGCGAATCGACCAAGCGCGGCGCGGTCAGCGGCGTGTTCGAATGGCGCCCGGACAGCGACTTCCGCGCCTTCCTCGAAGGCACCTACACCAAGTCGCGGATGACGCTGGACAGCCAGTTCCTTCAGCTCAACACCGTCCAGAACGTCGTCGACGGCGGCGTCGATCGCACCCGCACGACGATCGGGCCGGACAACACCGCGACCAGCGTGACCTTCATCGGCTCGCTCGCCGCGCCGGGCGGGCTTGGGGTGAGCTACCGCAACATCCTCGGCACCCAGGACCGCAACACCTTCAACGGCCAGACCGGGTTCGACTGGACGATCGGCCGGCTAACGCTCCAGGCGCGCGGCGGCTATGCCAAGTCGCGCGCGTACAACAACGAGATCAACGCCACCGCCGGCGCGCTCGGCATCTCGTCGCTGACGATCGACTACGACAACGACCAGCAGGCGCCCAACATCACGCTGCCGTTCGACCAGACCACCACTGCCGGGCTCAACCAGCTGATCGTGCTGCGCCGCCCGCGCTACAACGACCAGACCGAATATGACGGCCGGCTCGACGCCGAGTTCAAGCCCGAAGGCGGCTTCTTCACGTCGCTCAAGGCCGGCATCCAGAAGCGCGTCCTGACCGCCGACAGCCGCTTCTACGACAAGTCGATCACCTTGAACGGCTATAACGGCCAGACGATCACCAACAGCTACGCCACCGGCGTCAGCGCGAACCAGACCGTCTCGACGGTGCCCGCGGCGCAGCTCACCCAGCAGATCCGCGATCTGGTCGGCGCCAATGCCGGGCTCGGCGACCACGACTTCTTCGGCAACGGCAATCTCGGTTATGACGGCGGCATCCGGCGCTGGCTCAACCTCGGCATGGACGTCGCCAATGCGGTCGGCATCCCCGATCCGTTCACCAACTCGGTGCCGCTCGACACCTGGGAAGTGAAGGACGACAATCTCGCCGGCTATGGCCAGGCGGCCTTCGCGATCGAGGGCGGCGTGCGGATCACCGGCGTGATCGGCGCGCGTGTCGTCCACACCCGCACCACTTCGGACGGCTTCCAGGTTCGCGCCGGGGTCGTCTCGCCGGTGTCGTTCCAGGGCAAGTACACCGAGTTCCTGCCTTCGCTGAACCTCAAGGCCGAGCTGATCCCGAACAAGCTCCAGCTCCGCGGGACCGCGACCGAAGTGCTCGCGCGCCCCTCCCCCGCGCAGCTGGCGCCGCGCTTCGCGCTCGATGCAGTCGGCCTCACCGGATCGCGCGGCAATCCCGGCCTCGAGCCCTATCGCGCGCGCCAGTACGATCTCGGCCTGGAATTCTATCCGACCCGCACCGGCTATGTCTCGGCGACCTATTTCCGCAAGGAGATCGGATCGTTCATCCAGAATGGCAGCGAGGCCTATGTCGAGCCGACCACCGGCGTGACCTACAATGTCGTCGTGCCGGTCAACGGCAACAGCAAGGTGACGATCAACGGCGCCGAGGTCGGCGGCCAATATGTCCTCGATTTCCTGCCCGGCGCGCTCGGCAATCTCGGCGTGATCGCCAACTACACCTACTCCAAGGACTCCGGCTACGCCGATCGCGACGCCTTCACCGGCGGGGCATTGTCGTTCCCGGGGCTGTCGACGCACAGCTACAATCTGTCGGGCTTCTACGAAGACGACACCTTCAATGCGCGCCTTTCGTACAATTGGCGGTCCAAATACCTGATCACCTCGCGCGGGCGTGGCAACAATCCCGAGTTCGGCGAGGCCTTCGGGCAGCTCGATGCCTCTGCGGGCGTGAACCTCAACAAGAACGTGTCGCTGTTCTTCGAAGGCGTGAACCTGACCAACGCGGTTCGCGCGGAGAATGCCAACAGCATCTATCGCCGCACGATCATCGAGACCTATGGCCGGCGCTTCTACGGCGGCGTGCGCGCGCGGTTCTGA